One Vigna unguiculata cultivar IT97K-499-35 chromosome 7, ASM411807v1, whole genome shotgun sequence genomic region harbors:
- the LOC114189734 gene encoding glutathione S-transferase-like, with amino-acid sequence MTIKLHGSPFSTATMRATASLYEKEVEFEFVHVDMKNGEHKKEPFILLNPFGQVPAFEDGDLKLFESRAITQYIVHEYAEKGTQLICNESKKMAMVRMWMEIESQKYDQAASKLVWELAVKPMYGIPTDQAAVEETEGKLGSILDFYEKTLSQNKYLAGECFTLADLHHLPTIHYLMNTPSKKLFESRPHVTAWIADITARPAWSKVLAMQPNLSSK; translated from the exons ATGACAATAAAACTTCATGGAAGCCCCTTCTCCACAGCCACCATGCGAGCTACTGCTTCCCTGTACGAGAAGGAGGTTGAATTTGAGTTTGTTCACGTTGACATGAAAAATGGTGAACACAAAAAGGAACCCTTCATTTTGCTCAAT CCATTTGGGCAAGTTCCAGCGTTTGAAGATGGAGATTTGAAGCTCTTTG AATCAAGGGCAATAACTCAATATATTGTTCATGAGTATGCTGAAAAGGGGACCCAACTGATATGCAACGAGTCGAAGAAGATGGCAATGGTGAGAATGTGGATGGAAATAGAGAGCCAAAAGTACGATCAAGCAGCTTCAAAACTTGTATGGGAGCTTGCAGTAAAGCCTATGTATGGGATTCCAACAGATCAAGCAGCTGTAGAAGAGACAGAAGGGAAACTAGGTAGTATTCTTGATTTCTACGAGAAAACACTGTCTCAAAACAAATACTTGGCAGGTGAGTGCTTCACCTTGGCGGATCTGCATCACCTTCCCACCATTCATTACTTGATGAACACACCGAGCAAGAAGTTGTTTGAATCACGACCACATGTTACTGCATGGATTGCTGATATTACTGCAAGACCAGCTTGGTCTAAGGTTCTTGCCATGCAGCCAAATCTAAGCAGTAAATAG
- the LOC114191294 gene encoding uncharacterized protein LOC114191294 — protein MDNKDVVKTESTNYGMQNINLDQALIPTSPYYLHPRENPGLALVSTNLNDSNYSSWSRNMQRALLSKNKLKFVNGSIKTPLPNDPTYKAWERCNVMILSWIMSVLSPDIAESVLYIDYAKDLWEELKERFSQGDYFHISDLLQEIHSIKQGERTITQYFTELKKLWEELDFLRPLPTCTCGKPYECDLTKVFLKQRDVEHSICFLKGLNDCYNNKLLRLLEDKGESNHAVSHIQRSSNNISTHKDQQGKLWILDTGATDHVTHDLNQFSTFYKIKPVTVRLPNNSTVIAEYAGTKYSTNDFIIYNVLYIPDFSFNLISVQSLIKDLNCRLIFSNENCQI, from the exons ATGGACAATAAAGACGTGGTCAAGACTGAGAGCACCAACTATGGAATGCAGAACATTAATCTTGATCAAGCTCTCATACCCACCAGCCCTTATTACCTACATCCTAGAGAAAACCCAGGTTTGGCATTAGTTTCCACTAATTTGAATGATTCTAATTACTCCTCTTGGAGCAGGAATATGCAGCGTGCACTACTGTCCAAAAATAAGCTGAAGTTTGTCAATGGGAGCATCAAGACTCCTCTTCCTAATGATCCCACATACAAGGCATGGGAAAGATGCAATGTTATGATCTTGTCATGGATTATGAGTGTTCTTTCTCCTGATATTGCTGAGAGTGTCCTATACATTGATTATGCTAAAGATTTGTGGGAAGAACTTAAAGAAAGGTTCTCTCAAGGAGACTATTTTCATATCTCTGATCTTCTCCAGGAAATTCACTCCATCAAGCAAGGAGAAAGGACCATAACCCAATACTTTACAGAATTGAAGAAACTATGGGAGGAGCTGGACTTCTTACGTCCCTTACCAACTTGCACATGTGGAAAACCCTATGAGTGTGATCTTACTAAAGTCTTCTTGAAACAGAGAGATGTTGAACATTCTATTTGCTTTTTAAAGGGCCTAAATGATTGTTACaacaat AAACTACTGAGGCTTTTGGAAGACAAGGGTGAATCCAATCATGCTGTCAGCCACATTCAAAGGTCTAGCAATAATATCTCTACTCACAAAGATCAACAAGGTAAACTCTGGATCTTAGATACAGGAGCTACTGATCATGTAACACATGATTTGAATCAGTTttcaacattttataaaatcaagCCTGTAACTGTAAGACTTCCTAATAATTCTACTGTCATTGCTGAATATGCTGGAACAAAATACTCCACTAATGATTTCATAATCTACAATGTTCTTTATATTCcagatttttctttcaatttgatTTCTGTGCAGTCCCTTATCAAAGACCTAAACTGCAGACTAATTTTTTCTAATGAGAATTGTCAGATCTAG
- the LOC114192472 gene encoding glutathione S-transferase F13, whose amino-acid sequence MALKLYGLPMSTNTTRVMICLHEKEVDFELVPVNVFTAEHKQPPFLSKNPFGLIPVLQDGELILFESRAITAYVAEKFKETGPDLIRHKDAKEGAVVKVWTEVEAHYYEPAVSPIIYEHFVAPFQGKEPDKSVIDTNVEKLKKVLDVYEEKLSSTKYLAGEFYSLADLCHVSETHYLMQTPCASMINERPHVKAWWEDISSRPAFSKVEPGMTFGKNQE is encoded by the exons ATGGCGCTCAAGCTTTATGGTCTACCTATGTCCACAAACACCACCCGTGTCATGATTTGTCTCCATGAGAAAGAGGTCGATTTTGAACTTGTTCCGGTCAATGTTTTCACTGCAGAGCATAAACAGCCTCCTTTTCTCTCCAAGAAC CCCTTTGGTTTGATTCCAGTACTCCAAGACGGTGAACTCATTCTTTTTG AGTCCAGGGCCATTACTGCATACGTAgctgaaaagttcaaggaaacGGGACCTGATCTGATAAGGCACAAGGACGCAAAAGAAGGTGCAGTGGTGAAGGTGTGGACGGAGGTAGAGGCTCACTACTACGAGCCAGCAGTTTCACCTATTATCTACGAGCACTTCGTGGCCCCTTTCCAGGGCAAAGAACCGGACAAGTCAGTGATTGACACCAACGTTGAGAAGCTTAAGAAGGTGCTGGATGTGTACGAGGAAAAGCTGAGCAGCACTAAGTACCTTGCTGGGGAGTTTTATAGCCTGGCTGATCTTTGCCATGTCTCTGAAACTCACTACTTAATGCAGACCCCTTGTGCTTCCATGATCAATGAGCGTCCCCATGTAAAAGCTTGGTGGGAAGATATCTCTTCTAGGCCTGCTTTCAGTAAGGTTGAGCCAGGAATGACTTTTGGTAAGAATCAAGAATGA